The following DNA comes from Petrotoga sp. 9PW.55.5.1.
ATAGAAAAAGTACTAGCCAAAAACGTTTTGTATACTAATATGCCCATAGATTTAGAGATACAAGAAAAGGGTATTAATGGAGTATATAAAAGTATTTTATATGAATGTGATCCAAAAAGCGGGCTTGCTAAGATAGGATTACCTATATATAAAGGGGCCTATATGAAGATTTTCGATGGTACAGATTTAAAAGTTAGAGCTTATTCATCAAGGGCCATTTATCTTTTTAAAAGTAAGGTTTTAAGTAGCGGCAAAGAAGGTAGCGTTAGATATTTGCTAATTAATATTCCGCATATAGTGTTTCGAGTTCAAAGAAGATCCTACGCCCGTATTCCAATAACTGAAGAAGGTTTCTTTTACATAAAAAAAGAGATAGAAGATTATCAAGAAAAAAAAGAGAAAAACCCTGAAAAATATCGTTTTTTAACCAAGGATTTCAGTGCTGGAGGGCTTGCCTTAACAACCTCCAAAAATCTCAAATTAGAAGAGGTAATCTTAATAAACTTAAATCTAAAAAATGAGGTTAAATTAAAAGATATTGAAGCTAAAATTGTTAGGAACGTTGGAAAAACCCAAGGCGGAGATTACATATATGGAGTAAAATTTCTTAATTTGGCTAGAGAACAAGAAGAAGAGTTTGTAAGATTCGTCTTTAAATATGAAAGAGAATTGTTCAGAAATGGTTTTATCTAACTTCTTCTTAAAAAGGAGTGTGTTGAATGTCTATTTACGATGAATTAAATGAAGAAAAGTTGGATACTTTAAAGGAAATAGGTAATATTGGTACGGGAAATGCTGCAACATCTATATCAAACATGCTCGCAAAGAAAATTGATATAACAGTACCTTCTGTTGAGATTTTACCTGTTTCAAAGTTATGGGAGGAATTTAAAAACCCAGAAGAGATTACTGCTGGTTCTATGGTTGAGATAGAAGG
Coding sequences within:
- a CDS encoding flagellar brake protein yields the protein MSEFIEKVLAKNVLYTNMPIDLEIQEKGINGVYKSILYECDPKSGLAKIGLPIYKGAYMKIFDGTDLKVRAYSSRAIYLFKSKVLSSGKEGSVRYLLINIPHIVFRVQRRSYARIPITEEGFFYIKKEIEDYQEKKEKNPEKYRFLTKDFSAGGLALTTSKNLKLEEVILINLNLKNEVKLKDIEAKIVRNVGKTQGGDYIYGVKFLNLAREQEEEFVRFVFKYERELFRNGFI